GGAAGATTTAACATTGATAAAAGAAGTGCCAGCGGATATGATTTTACTTGATGCAGGGATGGGCGATGGAAAGCTATTTTCACAAGAACAAATGGAGCTTTTAAAGTCAGTAAATCGAGACTATTTTTTAGCGGGTGGATTAAATCCAGAAAATGTCTCTGAGCTACTTGAAAGTTTACATCCCTTTGGGGTGGATGTCTCCAGTGGTGTGGAGACAGAAAAGAAAAAGGACAGAAAAAAAATAAGAAGATTTGTACAAAATGTTCGCGACTATGACGAACACAGATAGGAGGAAAAATGGGAGAGAATGGAAGATTTGGTGTACATGGTGGACAGTACATTCCAGAAATTTTGATGAATGCAGTTGTGGAATTAGAGGAAAATTATAATCGATATAAAAATGATCCAGAATTTAATGCAGAACTCACAGCGTTGTTGAATAATTATGCAGGCCGCCCATCGAGACTCTATTTTGCAAAACATATGACAGAGGATCTTGGCGGTGCAAAGATTTATTTAAAGAGAGAGGATTTAAATCACACAGGAGCACATAAAATTAACAATGTCCTCGGTCAGGCCCTTCTTGCAAAGAAAATGGGAAAGACAAGATTGATTGCAGAGACAGGTGCGGGTCAGCACGGCGTAGCTACGGCGACGGCAGCGGCTTTGATGGGGATGGAATGCGAAATCTTTATGGGAAAGGAAGATACTGATCGACAGGCACTCAATGTGTATCGAATGAGATTACTTGGAGCAAAGGTCAATGCAGTTACTGATGGAACAGCAACATTAAAGGATGCCGTGTCCGCCTGCATGAGAGAGTGGACGAATCGTGTGGAGGATACCCATTATGTTCTTGGATCAGTTATGGGACCACATCCATTTCCAGTGATTGTTCGAGATTTTCAGGCTATTATTTCAAAGGAGATTAAGGAGCAAATCTTAGAGGCTGAGCATCGACTTCCTGATGTTGTGCTCGCCTGTGTGGGCGGAGGATCCAATGCCATTGGAACATTTTATCATTTTATTGAGGACAAGGATGTCAAATTAATTGGCTGTGAGGCAGCAGGAAGAGGAATTGATACCTTTGAAACTGCAGCTACCATCAATACAGGTCGGCTGGGCATTTTTCATGGAATGAAGTCCTATTTTTGTCAGGACGACAATGGTGGAATTGCACCAGTGTATTCAATTTCTGCAGGATTAGATTATCCTGGTATTGGACCAGAGCATGCTTACTTGCATGATATTGACAGAGCACAATATGTGGGTGTTACAGATGATGAGGCTGTGGAGGCATTTGAATATCTTTCACGCATCGAAGGTATTATTCCAGCGATTGAGAGTGCTCATGCAGTGGCTCATGCGATGAAGATTGCACCAAAGATGGACAAGGATCAGATTATGGTCATTACCATTTCAGGGCGAGGAGATAAAGACTGTGCAGCGATTGCAAGATATA
This region of Lachnospiraceae bacterium oral taxon 096 genomic DNA includes:
- the trpB gene encoding tryptophan synthase subunit beta, producing the protein MGENGRFGVHGGQYIPEILMNAVVELEENYNRYKNDPEFNAELTALLNNYAGRPSRLYFAKHMTEDLGGAKIYLKREDLNHTGAHKINNVLGQALLAKKMGKTRLIAETGAGQHGVATATAAALMGMECEIFMGKEDTDRQALNVYRMRLLGAKVNAVTDGTATLKDAVSACMREWTNRVEDTHYVLGSVMGPHPFPVIVRDFQAIISKEIKEQILEAEHRLPDVVLACVGGGSNAIGTFYHFIEDKDVKLIGCEAAGRGIDTFETAATINTGRLGIFHGMKSYFCQDDNGGIAPVYSISAGLDYPGIGPEHAYLHDIDRAQYVGVTDDEAVEAFEYLSRIEGIIPAIESAHAVAHAMKIAPKMDKDQIMVITISGRGDKDCAAIARYRGENINE